Proteins encoded by one window of Mustela erminea isolate mMusErm1 chromosome 5, mMusErm1.Pri, whole genome shotgun sequence:
- the JAG2 gene encoding protein jagged-2 isoform X1: MRARGRGRPPRRLLLLLALCVQAARPMGYFELQLSALRNANGELLSGACCDGDGRTARAGGCGHDECDTYVRVCLKEYQAKVTPTGPCSYGHGATPVLGGNSFYLPPAGAAGDRARARARAGGDQDPGLVVIPFQFAWPRSFTLIVEAWDWDNDTTPDEELLIERVSHAGMINPEDRWKSLHLRGHVAHLELRIRVRCDENYYSAACNKFCRPRHDFFGHYTCDQYGNKACMDGWMGKECREAVCKQGCNLLHGGCAVPGECRCSYGWQGRFCDECVPYPGCVHGSCVDPWQCNCETNWGGLLCNKDLNYCGSHHPCVNGGTCINAEPDQYHCACPDGYSGKNCERAEHACVSNPCANGGSCHEAPSGFECRCPSGWSGPTCALDVDECASNPCAAGGTCVDQVDGFECVCPEQWVGATCQLDANECEGKPCLNAFSCKNLIGGYYCDCIPGWKGINCHIHINDNCRGQCQHGGTCKDLTTGYQCVCPRGFAGRHCEVRLNACASDPCHGGLCEDLVDGFRCHCPKGKSGPLCEVDTDLCEPSPCQNGARCYSLEGDYYCACPDDMGGKNCSVPREPCPGGACRVIDGCGLEAGPGAAGLAPGVCGPHGRCVSLPGGNFSCACDSGFTGAYCHENIDDCLGQPCRNGGTCIDEVDAFRCFCPSGWEGELCDTNPNDCLPDPCHSRGRCYDLVNDFYCACADGWKGKTCHSREFQCDAYTCSNGGTCYDSGDTFRCACPPGWKGSTCNIAQNSSCLPNPCENGGTCVGSGDSFSCICRDGWEGRTCTHNTNDCNPLPCYNGGVCVDGINWFRCECAPGFAGPDCRINIDECQSSPCAYGATCVDEIDGYHCSCPPGRAGPRCQDVIGFGRPCWSQGVPFAHGSSWVEDCNGCRCVDGRRDCSKVWCGRRPCLLASRPDTLSAQCPPGQRCQEKAPGQCLQPPCAAWGECGTEEPLLPGTLCLPHSSHLDNNCARLTLHFNRDQVPQGTTVGAICSGIRALPATRAVARDRLLVLLCDRPSSGASTVEVAVSFSPARDLPDSSLVQSAAHAIVAAITQRGNSSLFLAVTEVKVETVVVGSSSVGLLVPVLCGVFSVLCLACVAVCVWWTRKRRKERERSRLPREDSANNQWAPLNPIRNPIERRGGGGPCGGHKDVLYPCKNVTPPPRRAGEALPGPAGRGDSGEEDEEPGRGEGDCPEAEKFLSHKFTKDPSCSPARPASWASGPKVDNRAVRAASDSRRAGKE; the protein is encoded by the exons ATgcgggcgcggggccgggggcgccCGCCCcggaggctgctgctgctgctggcgctCTGCGTGCAG GCGGCGCGGCCCATGGGCTATTTCGAGCTGCAGCTGAGCGCGCTGCGGAACGCGAACGGGGAGCTGCTGAGCGGCGCCTGCTGTGACGGCGACGGCCGGACGGCGCGCGCGGGGGGCTGCGGCCACGACGAGTGCGACACGTACGTGCGCGTGTGCCTCAAGGAGTACCAGGCCAAGGTGACGCCCACGGGGCCCTGCAGCTACGGCCACGGCGCCACGCCCGTGCTGGGCGGCAACTCCTTCTACCTGCCGCCGGCGGGCGCCGCGGGGGaccgggcgcgggcgcgggcccGGGCCGGAGGCGACCAGGACCCCGGCCTCGTCGTCATCCCCTTCCAGTTCGCCTGGCCG CGCTCCTTCACCCTCATTGTGGAGGCCTGGGACTGGGACAACGACACGACCCCGGATG AGGAGCTGCTGATCGAGCGGGTGTCGCACGCGGGCATGATCAACCCCGAGGACCGCTGGAAGAGCCTGCACTTGCGCGGCCACGTGGCCCACCTGGAGCTGCGCATCCGCGTGCGTTGTGACGAGAACTACTACAGCGCCGCGTGCAACAAGTTCTGCCGGCCGCGCCACGACTTCTTCGGCCACTACACCTGCGACCAGTACGGCAACAAGGCCTGCATGGACGGCTGGATGGGGAAAGAGTGCAGAGAGG CCGTGTGCAAGCAAGGGTGCAACCTGCTCCACGGGGGCTGTGCCGTGCCCGGCGAGTGCAG GTGCAGTTACGGCTGGCAGGGGCGGTTCTGTGACGAGTGTGTCCCGTACCCCGGCTGTGTGCACGGCAGCTGCGTGGACCCCTGGCAGTGCAACTGTGAGACCAACTGGGGCGGCCTGCTCTGTAACAAAG ACCTCAACTACTGTGGCAGCCACCACCCTTGTGTCAACGGGGGCACGTGCATCAACGCCGAGCCCGACCAGTACCACTGCGCCTGCCCCGATGGCTACTCGGGCAAGAACTGCGAGCGGG CTGAGCACGCCTGCGTCTCCAACCCGTGTGCTAACGGGGGCTCCTGTCACGAGGCTCCCTCCGGGTTCGAGTGCCGCTGCCCGTCAGGCTGGAGCGGGCCCACCTGTGCGCTCG ACGTCGACGAGTGCGCCTCTAACCCCTGTGCGGCGGGAGGCACCTGCGTGGACCAGGTGGACGGCTTCGAGTGCGTCTGCCCCGAGCAGTGGGTGGGGGCCACCTGCCAGCTGG ACGCCAATGAATGTGAAGGGAAGCCGTGCCTTAATGCTTTTTCTTGCAAAAACCTGATTGGTGGCTATTACTGTGATTGCATTCCGGGCTGGAAGGGCATCAACTGCCACATCC ACATCAACGATAACTGTCGTGGGCAGTGTCAGCATGGTGGCACCTGCAAG GACCTGACCACCGGCTACCAGTGTGTGTGCCCGCGGGGCTTCGCCGGCCGGCACTGCGAGGTGCGGCTCAACGCGTGTGCCAGCGACCCCTGCCACGGAGGCCTCTGCGAGGACCTGGTGGATGGCTTCCGCTGCCACTGCCCCAAGGGCAAGTCCGGGCCCCTGTGCGAG GTAGACACGGACTTGTGCGAGCCCAGCCCCTGCCAGAACGGGGCCCGCTGCTACAGCCTGGAGGGCGACTATTACTGCGCGTGCCCCGACGACATGGGCGGCAAGAACTGCTCGGTGCCCCGGGAGCCGTGCCCGGGCGGGGCCTGCAGAG TGATTGACGGCTGCGGGCTGGAGGCGGGGCCCGGGGCGGCCGGCCTGGCCCCCGGCGTGTGCGGCCCGCACGGGCGCTGCGTGAGCCTGCCCGGGGGCAACTTCTCCTGCGCCTGCGACAGCGGCTTCACGGGCGCCTACTGCCATGAGA aCATCGACGACTGCCTGGGGCAGCCGTGCCGCAACGGGGGCACGTGCATCGACGAGGTGGACGCCTTCCGCTGCTTCTGCCCCAGCGGCTGGGAGGGCGAGCTCTGCGACACCA ATCCCAACGACTGCCTTCCCGATCCCTGCCACAGCCGCGGCCGCTGCTACGACCTGGTCAACGACTTCTACTGCGCGTGCGCCGACGGCTGGAAGGGCAAGACCTGCCACTCGC GCGAGTTCCAGTGCGACGCCTACACCTGCAGCAACGGCGGCACCTGCTATGACAGCGGGGACACCTTCCGCTGCGCCTGCCCCCCGGGCTGGAAGGGCAGCACTTGCAACATCG CCCAGAACAGCAGCTGCCTGCCCAACCCCTGCGAGAACGGGGGCACGTGCGTGGGCAGCGGGGACTCGTTCTCCTGCATCTGCCGGGACGGCTGGGAGGGCCGCACCTGCACGCACA ACACGAACGACTGCAACCCCCTGCCTTG CTACAACGGCGGCGTCTGCGTCGACGGCATCAACTGGTTTCGCTGCGAGTGCGCCCCCGGCTTCGCGGGTCCCGACTGCCGCATCA ACATCGACGAGTGCCAGTCCTCGCCTTGCGCCTACGGGGCCACGTGCGTGGACGAGATTGACGGCTATCACTGCAGCTGCCCGCCGGGCAGGGCTGGTCCACGGTGCCAGGATG TGATTGGATTTGGGAGGCCCTGCTGGTCGCAGGGGGTGCCTTTCGCGCACGGGAGCTCCTGGGTGGAGGACTGTAACGGCTGCCGCTGTGTGGACGGCCGCCGGGACTGCAGCAAG GTGTGGTGTGGGCGCAGGCCTTGCCTGCTGGCCAGCCGGCCCGACACCTTGAGTGCCCAGTGCCCGCCGGGGCAGCGGTGCCAAGAGAAGGCCCCAGGCCAGTGCCTGCAGCCGCCGTGTGCAGCCTGGGGGGAGTGTGGCACTGAGGAGCCCCTGCTGCCCGGCACCCTGTGCCTGCCGCACTCCAGCCACCTGGACAACAACTGTGCCCGCCTCACGCTGCACTTCAACCGCGACCAAGTGCCCCAG GGCACGACCGTAGGCGCCATCTGCTCTGGGATCCGCGCCCTGCCAGCCACAAGGGCAGTGGCCCGGGACCGCCTGCTCGTGCTGCTCTGTGACCGGCCGTCCTCGGGGGCCAGCACGGTGGAGGTGGCTGTG TCCTTCAGCCCTGCGAGGGACCTGCCGGACAGCAGCCTGGTCCAGAGCGCCGCGCATGCCATCGTGGCGGCCATCACCCAGCGGGGCAACAGCTCGTTGTTCTTGGCGGTCACCGAGGTCAAAGTGGAGACGGTCGTCGTGGGCAGCTCTTCCGTGG GCCTGCTGGTGCCGGTGCTGTGCGGCGTGTTCAGCGTGCTGTGTCTGGCGTGTGTGGCCGTCTGCGTGTGGTGGACCCGCAAGCGCAGGAAAGAGCGGGAGAGGAGCCGGCTGCCGCGGGAGGACAGCGCCAACAACCAGTGGGCCCCCCTCAACCCCATCCGCAACCCCATCGAGCGGCGGGGCGGTGGCGGCCCGTGTGGGGGCCACAAAGACGTGCTTTACCCGTGCAAGAACGTCACGCCCCCGCCGCGTAGGGCGGGCGAGGCGCTGCCGGGGCCCGCGGGCCGTGGGGACAGCGGGGAGGAGGACGAGGAGCCCGGCCGCGGCGAGGGAGACTGCCCGGAGGCCGAGAAGTTCCTCTCACACAAATTCACCAAAGACCCCAGCTGCTCTCCCGCGAGGCCGGCCTCCTGGGCCTCAGGCCCCAAAGTGGACAACCGTGCGGTCAGGGCCGCCAGTGACTCGCGCCGCGCCGGCAAGGAGTAG
- the JAG2 gene encoding protein jagged-2 isoform X3, with the protein MGSCGEGVVRFVRPGQVVEAVWATVRTLAFPWTLEGSGCCTQDALEAWDGGWCGCGCESQELLIERVSHAGMINPEDRWKSLHLRGHVAHLELRIRVRCDENYYSAACNKFCRPRHDFFGHYTCDQYGNKACMDGWMGKECREAVCKQGCNLLHGGCAVPGECRCSYGWQGRFCDECVPYPGCVHGSCVDPWQCNCETNWGGLLCNKDLNYCGSHHPCVNGGTCINAEPDQYHCACPDGYSGKNCERAEHACVSNPCANGGSCHEAPSGFECRCPSGWSGPTCALDVDECASNPCAAGGTCVDQVDGFECVCPEQWVGATCQLDANECEGKPCLNAFSCKNLIGGYYCDCIPGWKGINCHIHINDNCRGQCQHGGTCKDLTTGYQCVCPRGFAGRHCEVRLNACASDPCHGGLCEDLVDGFRCHCPKGKSGPLCEVDTDLCEPSPCQNGARCYSLEGDYYCACPDDMGGKNCSVPREPCPGGACRVIDGCGLEAGPGAAGLAPGVCGPHGRCVSLPGGNFSCACDSGFTGAYCHENIDDCLGQPCRNGGTCIDEVDAFRCFCPSGWEGELCDTNPNDCLPDPCHSRGRCYDLVNDFYCACADGWKGKTCHSREFQCDAYTCSNGGTCYDSGDTFRCACPPGWKGSTCNIAQNSSCLPNPCENGGTCVGSGDSFSCICRDGWEGRTCTHNTNDCNPLPCYNGGVCVDGINWFRCECAPGFAGPDCRINIDECQSSPCAYGATCVDEIDGYHCSCPPGRAGPRCQDVIGFGRPCWSQGVPFAHGSSWVEDCNGCRCVDGRRDCSKVWCGRRPCLLASRPDTLSAQCPPGQRCQEKAPGQCLQPPCAAWGECGTEEPLLPGTLCLPHSSHLDNNCARLTLHFNRDQVPQGTTVGAICSGIRALPATRAVARDRLLVLLCDRPSSGASTVEVAVSFSPARDLPDSSLVQSAAHAIVAAITQRGNSSLFLAVTEVKVETVVVGSSSVGLLVPVLCGVFSVLCLACVAVCVWWTRKRRKERERSRLPREDSANNQWAPLNPIRNPIERRGGGGPCGGHKDVLYPCKNVTPPPRRAGEALPGPAGRGDSGEEDEEPGRGEGDCPEAEKFLSHKFTKDPSCSPARPASWASGPKVDNRAVRAASDSRRAGKE; encoded by the exons ATGGGCTCGTGTGGTGAGGGAGTGGTGAGGTTCGTGAGGCCAGGTCAGGTGGTGGAAGCTGTGTGGGCCACCGTGAGGACGCTGGCTTTTCCCTGGACGTTGGAGGGTTCGGGCTGCTGCACACAGGACGCCCTGGAAGCCTGGGATGGAGGCTGGTGTGGATGTGGCTGTGAATCCC AGGAGCTGCTGATCGAGCGGGTGTCGCACGCGGGCATGATCAACCCCGAGGACCGCTGGAAGAGCCTGCACTTGCGCGGCCACGTGGCCCACCTGGAGCTGCGCATCCGCGTGCGTTGTGACGAGAACTACTACAGCGCCGCGTGCAACAAGTTCTGCCGGCCGCGCCACGACTTCTTCGGCCACTACACCTGCGACCAGTACGGCAACAAGGCCTGCATGGACGGCTGGATGGGGAAAGAGTGCAGAGAGG CCGTGTGCAAGCAAGGGTGCAACCTGCTCCACGGGGGCTGTGCCGTGCCCGGCGAGTGCAG GTGCAGTTACGGCTGGCAGGGGCGGTTCTGTGACGAGTGTGTCCCGTACCCCGGCTGTGTGCACGGCAGCTGCGTGGACCCCTGGCAGTGCAACTGTGAGACCAACTGGGGCGGCCTGCTCTGTAACAAAG ACCTCAACTACTGTGGCAGCCACCACCCTTGTGTCAACGGGGGCACGTGCATCAACGCCGAGCCCGACCAGTACCACTGCGCCTGCCCCGATGGCTACTCGGGCAAGAACTGCGAGCGGG CTGAGCACGCCTGCGTCTCCAACCCGTGTGCTAACGGGGGCTCCTGTCACGAGGCTCCCTCCGGGTTCGAGTGCCGCTGCCCGTCAGGCTGGAGCGGGCCCACCTGTGCGCTCG ACGTCGACGAGTGCGCCTCTAACCCCTGTGCGGCGGGAGGCACCTGCGTGGACCAGGTGGACGGCTTCGAGTGCGTCTGCCCCGAGCAGTGGGTGGGGGCCACCTGCCAGCTGG ACGCCAATGAATGTGAAGGGAAGCCGTGCCTTAATGCTTTTTCTTGCAAAAACCTGATTGGTGGCTATTACTGTGATTGCATTCCGGGCTGGAAGGGCATCAACTGCCACATCC ACATCAACGATAACTGTCGTGGGCAGTGTCAGCATGGTGGCACCTGCAAG GACCTGACCACCGGCTACCAGTGTGTGTGCCCGCGGGGCTTCGCCGGCCGGCACTGCGAGGTGCGGCTCAACGCGTGTGCCAGCGACCCCTGCCACGGAGGCCTCTGCGAGGACCTGGTGGATGGCTTCCGCTGCCACTGCCCCAAGGGCAAGTCCGGGCCCCTGTGCGAG GTAGACACGGACTTGTGCGAGCCCAGCCCCTGCCAGAACGGGGCCCGCTGCTACAGCCTGGAGGGCGACTATTACTGCGCGTGCCCCGACGACATGGGCGGCAAGAACTGCTCGGTGCCCCGGGAGCCGTGCCCGGGCGGGGCCTGCAGAG TGATTGACGGCTGCGGGCTGGAGGCGGGGCCCGGGGCGGCCGGCCTGGCCCCCGGCGTGTGCGGCCCGCACGGGCGCTGCGTGAGCCTGCCCGGGGGCAACTTCTCCTGCGCCTGCGACAGCGGCTTCACGGGCGCCTACTGCCATGAGA aCATCGACGACTGCCTGGGGCAGCCGTGCCGCAACGGGGGCACGTGCATCGACGAGGTGGACGCCTTCCGCTGCTTCTGCCCCAGCGGCTGGGAGGGCGAGCTCTGCGACACCA ATCCCAACGACTGCCTTCCCGATCCCTGCCACAGCCGCGGCCGCTGCTACGACCTGGTCAACGACTTCTACTGCGCGTGCGCCGACGGCTGGAAGGGCAAGACCTGCCACTCGC GCGAGTTCCAGTGCGACGCCTACACCTGCAGCAACGGCGGCACCTGCTATGACAGCGGGGACACCTTCCGCTGCGCCTGCCCCCCGGGCTGGAAGGGCAGCACTTGCAACATCG CCCAGAACAGCAGCTGCCTGCCCAACCCCTGCGAGAACGGGGGCACGTGCGTGGGCAGCGGGGACTCGTTCTCCTGCATCTGCCGGGACGGCTGGGAGGGCCGCACCTGCACGCACA ACACGAACGACTGCAACCCCCTGCCTTG CTACAACGGCGGCGTCTGCGTCGACGGCATCAACTGGTTTCGCTGCGAGTGCGCCCCCGGCTTCGCGGGTCCCGACTGCCGCATCA ACATCGACGAGTGCCAGTCCTCGCCTTGCGCCTACGGGGCCACGTGCGTGGACGAGATTGACGGCTATCACTGCAGCTGCCCGCCGGGCAGGGCTGGTCCACGGTGCCAGGATG TGATTGGATTTGGGAGGCCCTGCTGGTCGCAGGGGGTGCCTTTCGCGCACGGGAGCTCCTGGGTGGAGGACTGTAACGGCTGCCGCTGTGTGGACGGCCGCCGGGACTGCAGCAAG GTGTGGTGTGGGCGCAGGCCTTGCCTGCTGGCCAGCCGGCCCGACACCTTGAGTGCCCAGTGCCCGCCGGGGCAGCGGTGCCAAGAGAAGGCCCCAGGCCAGTGCCTGCAGCCGCCGTGTGCAGCCTGGGGGGAGTGTGGCACTGAGGAGCCCCTGCTGCCCGGCACCCTGTGCCTGCCGCACTCCAGCCACCTGGACAACAACTGTGCCCGCCTCACGCTGCACTTCAACCGCGACCAAGTGCCCCAG GGCACGACCGTAGGCGCCATCTGCTCTGGGATCCGCGCCCTGCCAGCCACAAGGGCAGTGGCCCGGGACCGCCTGCTCGTGCTGCTCTGTGACCGGCCGTCCTCGGGGGCCAGCACGGTGGAGGTGGCTGTG TCCTTCAGCCCTGCGAGGGACCTGCCGGACAGCAGCCTGGTCCAGAGCGCCGCGCATGCCATCGTGGCGGCCATCACCCAGCGGGGCAACAGCTCGTTGTTCTTGGCGGTCACCGAGGTCAAAGTGGAGACGGTCGTCGTGGGCAGCTCTTCCGTGG GCCTGCTGGTGCCGGTGCTGTGCGGCGTGTTCAGCGTGCTGTGTCTGGCGTGTGTGGCCGTCTGCGTGTGGTGGACCCGCAAGCGCAGGAAAGAGCGGGAGAGGAGCCGGCTGCCGCGGGAGGACAGCGCCAACAACCAGTGGGCCCCCCTCAACCCCATCCGCAACCCCATCGAGCGGCGGGGCGGTGGCGGCCCGTGTGGGGGCCACAAAGACGTGCTTTACCCGTGCAAGAACGTCACGCCCCCGCCGCGTAGGGCGGGCGAGGCGCTGCCGGGGCCCGCGGGCCGTGGGGACAGCGGGGAGGAGGACGAGGAGCCCGGCCGCGGCGAGGGAGACTGCCCGGAGGCCGAGAAGTTCCTCTCACACAAATTCACCAAAGACCCCAGCTGCTCTCCCGCGAGGCCGGCCTCCTGGGCCTCAGGCCCCAAAGTGGACAACCGTGCGGTCAGGGCCGCCAGTGACTCGCGCCGCGCCGGCAAGGAGTAG